The following nucleotide sequence is from Syntrophorhabdaceae bacterium.
ATAGTGGAGGGTTTCAAGCTCGTCTCCGACGGCCGCGATTCGATCAAGGTCATAATCAAACCTTAAGAAGACGGTTTCACGTTTCAGGTTTCACATTCCAGGTAGAAGCAAGACTCGGAAATTGTTGAGAGGACACCCGTCCAGGGACGGGATTCCCGGCATCTTTTGCCTGAAACCGCCCCTCATTCTTCCTTGAAAGCTATCCCTTCGAGCCTGACCACCTGCTGGTCGGGGGGGATGTCTGAGAGGAAGAGGCTTAAGGGTTTTTTGAGGGAGGGATGTACGAGGTCGGGGTCTATCTCTATGCAGGGGACTATGGCGAATTTTCTGCGGTGAAGTTCCTTGTGGGGGACGGTGAGGTGTTCTTCATCGATAACGCCGTCACCGTACATGAGGATGTCGAGGTCGATGACCCGCGGCCCGTTCTTCTCCTCCCTGACCCGGCCCATCGAGGACTCAACGTCGGCCAGGAACCGAAGGAGGTCCAACGGCGTGCCGTGCCAGTCGATCTCAACGGCGCAGTTGATGTAATCATCCTGCCTGATATCTGAGACGGGTGACGTGGAGTAGAAGGATGATATGGACCTGAGGTCGGCCCTATGATCGCTGGAGATGCGCCTGATGGCGGTCTTGCAGTTCTCGTAGCCCTGACCGATGTTGGAGCCTATGCCAATGAAGATCTTTTTGTCCACGCCGGTACCTCCATGCCCCCGCAGTTGATGCCAACGTGTAATGTTTTATTGGTCCTTGCCGTCTGTGTCCTTGACCTCTTTCTTGAAATCCTTGATGCCTTTGCCCACAGACCCCATGATGGAAGGTAGTTTGCCTGCACCGAAGATAAGGACGACGATGACGAGGATTATAATTATCTCAGGAACGCCTAAACCAAACATTGCTAATAATATCACCCGCCAAAGAGACGAGTCAATGCTTTTTCTTCGGTGTCTGGATGTTAAAATCCTTGATTATCTCTATGGGGTCGGTATAAATAGTAGCGGTGCATACCATGAATGACGGCGACATCATCAAGGAACTCAACACAATGCCTGTGAACGTCAAGGCGCGCGGGCTCCTCGAAATGTTTGGCGAGGGTGCGCGGGAAGGAAGCCTCCATTGCGTGCATGCTGCCCTGTATGCCATTGAAACCGGTCAGCTCATCGTGGAGACAGACGTCGCGGAGACGGTGAATGCTATGATGGCATGGAGACCGCCGCGCCTCGTCAATTTTTTTATGCTCATGACCGGCGAGGAGTACGACCCGCCGGGTTGGGAAGCGGCCGCGGACCTCAGGGAATTTGCCGAAGCGATCCTCAACGACATCGAAAACAAAATGGTAACCCACTTCCCCTACTACCGCAGTCCGGAATCTTAGAGACGGCTTTAACCGATTGAGCGTTGAATAAGGTTTTTCTCTGGATGTTGCGCGCGCGAGTGAAGGCATCGGGTCTTCCTCGAAACGTCCCAACAGCATTTGTCTCCAACGTTCAAGCGATTCAAGCCGTCTTTATTGACTCTAGCCTCGATTTGGTTTTAAAATAGTACATGTCAACTATCGATATTCGCGTTATTCCCGATCCTGTTCTCAGGAAGCTTGCGAAGCCTGTTGAGAATATAACGGACGAGCTCGTTAAACTCTCGGGCGACATGATAGAAACCATGATCCTTGCCCATGGAGCCGGCCTTGCCGCTCCGCAGGTCGGGCTTCCTATCCGGCTCATCGCCATCGACGCGTCCCTGAACCCCCGCGAAAAAGAGCCCATCATCCTCATCAACCCGGTAATCGTCGAAACCCACCTGGAGGAGAACGGCGAGGAAGGATGCCTGAGTGTTCCCGGGTATTATGAATACGTGAAGAGGGCCAGGGGAGTGCGCGCTCGGGGTACGGACATGAAGGGCAACACCATCGAGATCGACTGTGAAGGGCAGCTTGCCCGGGCTCTCCAGCACGAGATCGACCATCTCAACGGCGTTCTTTTCATCGATCTGCTGAGCCCCATCAAAAAGAATCTCTTCAAGAAGAAGTATGCCAGGAAGAATGTATGAGGATCATTTTTTTTGGATCCTCCGGTTTTTCGGTGCCATCCCTTCTGCAGGTTAAAGACTCCATAGCGGCCGTTGTGACCAGAAAGGCCCGACCCAGGGGAAGGGGTTATCGGATCGATGACAACGAGGTCAAGAGCGCTGCCATGGGACTCGACCTGCCGCTCATCGAGATAGATTCGTTCAAGGATGACAGTGCGCTGTCCATAGCCGACCATCGCCCCGATCTTTACGTGGTCGTATCCTTCGGACTCATCGTTCCAAAATGGGCCCTCGAAATTCCGTCGATAGGTCCCGTCAATATTCATCCGTCCCTCCTTCCCGCTTACCGCGGCCCGTCGCCGATGCAATGGGCATTGCTCAATGGCGATAGCACCACGGGTGTGACTTTCATCAGGATGAATGAGAAGATGGACGAAGGCGACATCATCCGTCAGGATGAGGTTGCCATAGAGAAGGATGATGACTTCATGACACTGTCGCATCGGCTTTCGGACAAAGCGGCACAGATGTTGCAGTACGTTATGGATGATATCGGACGGCAGGGCATGATGAAGGGCCAGGTGCAGGATCATACAGCGGCCACGTATACCCCGATCATTACCAAGGAGATGGGCAGGATAGACTGGCGGCAAAGCGCCGCCCGGGTAGATTGCCAGGTGAAGGCGTTTGTTGCGTGGCCCACGGCCTTCACTTATCTCGACGGAAAGCGGTTGAATATATACAGTTCATGCGTTGACGAGAGTGTCGAGGCGAAAGCCCCTGTCGGAACGATCACGGGGATCACGAAAACAGGGCTTGAAGTGAGCACCGGCAAGGGCTTGCTCATCATCAGGGAGCTCCAGCTGGAGAACAGGAAGCGTATGAATGCATACGATTTTTCCAGGGGATACCGTGACTTACAAGACAAGTCTTTGAATTAGCTTCACAAATGGTCATTTTTTCATTGACAGGAAAGGCATATTACACATATCATCAGGATAGGGCTATAACGAAACAGAGCGCGATAAGGGGATTATGAAACGATACCTGGTTTTGGCAACATTTGTTTTACTTCTTGCGGGATGTGCAACGAGCAATCAGGTCTCAATGGAAGGCCTCGACCGTCCGGGCTCTCCCGTCGTTCAGAATCCCGTCAGCGGGCAGCCTGGGGCTCCTCAGGCCGAGAATGACCCGTCTGCTTCCAGGATGGGCAAGAAGTATACCGCGAGTTCAATGAAGACCGGGGCGATCGTTGCCCATACGAGGCAGAAGCAGGGTGCCCCGCAGAAGGTTAAACCGCAGCCCTATTCGCTGGAAATGCAGCTCAATGACGATGACGATATCACGACCCTCCTTACCACAAATTACGACCAGAACTTTGACATCCCCATCGTATTCAACGATGCCGTCAAATATTATATTAAATGGTTCTCCGAGGACAAGAAGAAGGTATTCGCCAACTGGTTGAAGCGGTCGCGTCTGTATGTTCCCGTTATCACTGAGATTCTCCGCGAAAAAGGCATGCCCGAGGACCTTGTCTATCTTGCCATGATAGAGAGCGGTTTCAATCCCAAGGCTTATTCACGTGCGAAAGCGTCAGGACCGTGGCAGTTCATATACTCCACGGGCGAGCGCTACGGTCTTGAGGTTGATTACTGGGTGGATGAACGGCGGGACCCGGAAAAATCCACCGTCGCAGCCGCCAAGTATCTCAAGGACCTTTTCGACCAGTTTGGCTGCTGGTATCTCGCTGCCGCCAGCTACAATGCAGGTGAAGGGAGAATAGGGCGCCTGGTCCAAAGACACAATACGACTGATTTCTGGGAACTGTACAAATACAATACCCTTCCCCGTGAAACACGAAACTACATCCCCCAGTTGATAGCGGCGGCCATCATTGCCAAGGACCCCGAGAAATTCGGTTTTGGCAGCATCACCTATGATCCGCCCGTCAGGCTTGCCGAGGTGAGTGTCCCCCCGGCAACACCGATCACGGCCATTGCCAGGGCTTCATCCGTCAACGTCGACGTTATTCGGACCTGCAATCCCGAGATCCTGCGAGGCATCACGCCTCCGGGAACGAATGATTACGTGGTGAACCTGCCGTCGGATGTCGACAGGCAGGCTTTCAACGAACGCCTGAAGACGGAGCTTGAGGGGATCCCGACGGTAAGAGGCATCACCACCTACAAGGTGCGGAAAAGAGACAGCATGGCGCGGATCCTCCGAAAGTTCAAGGTCAGTGAACGCGACCTCGTCCTTGTCAACAGCGGTGATAACGACCTCAGGATCAAGCGGGGAATGGTCATTGCCATACCGAGGTTCTCCGGAAACTCAACGAACAGGACGGTTCTCGCAAAAGCGGCAGCTCAGGACCCGCCGAGCGCGAAGAGATCAAAGACCGTTCGGAAAGATGACGATGATGGCAGGCCGGCAAAAGTTGCCTCGCGGAAAATAGTGCCGGAACGGGATGAGCCGGTGCATGCTGTGAAAAAGGTCAGCAAACGTACCGTCAGGACCTTCCATGTTGTAAAAAGGGGCGAAACCCTTTCCGAGATAAGTGACCGCTATGGCATCGATGAAGCCAGCCTGCGGTCGGTAAACAAGCTGAAGGGAAACAGGGTATACCCCAACATGAAGATCCGCCTTGCGAGCCACGTGACGACGGCAAAGACAGTGGCTCCCGCAAAGTCGAAAAAGGTTCGGTACCACACGGTAAAAAGAGGTGAAACGCTGACATCCATATCGGAGAAATACGGTATCGATATCGACGACCTGAAATCCGCCAACAAGCTGAAAGGCAACAAGATAAACAGCAGAGCCAAACTGAAGATCGTAAAGAAAGGGTAAAGGCCGTCTCTCAGACCTTTAGTACCAGGTTTATCATATCGCCGCGGGAGAAACCCATGGCGTGAAAGAACTGGAGAAGATCCCAATCGTTCCAGTTGACGAGGGTATATATGGTATCGACGCTGTATCTCTGGAGGTTGTCGATAAGACCCACGGCGAGGACCTTGGCGATGCCCCTGTTCTGGTAATCAGGGTCTATCCCGATCGTATCGATCCAGCCGATGTTGTTGGGCACCTTGAACTCCCACCCGCTGACCTCACCCAGAATAAAGCCTGCCACCCTTCCATCTATCTCCGCGACCAATGAGGCATCGGGGGGTCTGGTCTCCGCCTGCTTTATGATCTTCGTAACCCAGTAGTCCTTCCTGCTCTCGCCGAGGACCTTTGTATCGATGTCCACTATGAAGTCCAAGTCTTCCTTTACCATCTGCCTTACGGAAAGCTTGTCCAGAAAATTACTCATAATTAGTTTTACCTCGCTTGTTCTTTTTTTAACATAGTGGTTGCACAAATTGCAAGAGAAAGATCGGTTGTGCAGAGAGTGAAAGAGGCAATATTATCGGCCTCTTAGAACCGATGCGAGAATGATGGCCCTATTTGAGGGTCAGGCTGTGAGGCCTCGCGCATGGGAAGGAGCTTCTTTTCCATGGCCCCGGCCCATTCTATTTCTGCTTTTCCTCATCGCGACCTTGCATTGCGGACAGAGAACCCCCGCACAGTCTTCACGGAGAGTGAATACTCCTCCGCACAGGTAGCAAATCTCTTCGTTCCCCGTCCTTGTCGGGTAATCCGGGTAGGTTCGGTGCAGGCATGTGGGTTTTGAGCATACAAAGACCTTCACCGTGTTGCAAACATCGAAGTCCAGGTACATCCTGGAGCCGCAGTGCGGACAAGGTGAAGTTGATGCTGCTGTCTGTGCCATGTGCCACCCCCTATCTGTCTGATGGTATTATCGGCAGAGGCCTTGAATGTTTTAGTGAAAAGATTCCTGAGTGTTCGGCAAGAGGGTGACTTCTGGAAACGACCCGTTACCTATCTTCGAACAGAAAAAGGCCCCATAAGTCGTTAGAGCCTATGGGGCCTGTAAAAACAGATTGTTAAGCTGTTCCAGCTACTTTGTGATGAAGACCTTGTGCTTTTCCAGTATGTGCCGGAACTCCTTGCTCTTTCTGAGGTTGTTGATGTCCGGGTCCTTTCTCAGGCTGTCGTAATCGTTGAAACCCTTTGAAAGGGCGGCGT
It contains:
- the folK gene encoding 2-amino-4-hydroxy-6-hydroxymethyldihydropteridine diphosphokinase, with product MDKKIFIGIGSNIGQGYENCKTAIRRISSDHRADLRSISSFYSTSPVSDIRQDDYINCAVEIDWHGTPLDLLRFLADVESSMGRVREEKNGPRVIDLDILMYGDGVIDEEHLTVPHKELHRRKFAIVPCIEIDPDLVHPSLKKPLSLFLSDIPPDQQVVRLEGIAFKEE
- the tatA gene encoding twin-arginine translocase TatA/TatE family subunit, which codes for MFGLGVPEIIIILVIVVLIFGAGKLPSIMGSVGKGIKDFKKEVKDTDGKDQ
- the def gene encoding peptide deformylase, with amino-acid sequence MSTIDIRVIPDPVLRKLAKPVENITDELVKLSGDMIETMILAHGAGLAAPQVGLPIRLIAIDASLNPREKEPIILINPVIVETHLEENGEEGCLSVPGYYEYVKRARGVRARGTDMKGNTIEIDCEGQLARALQHEIDHLNGVLFIDLLSPIKKNLFKKKYARKNV
- the fmt gene encoding methionyl-tRNA formyltransferase translates to MRIIFFGSSGFSVPSLLQVKDSIAAVVTRKARPRGRGYRIDDNEVKSAAMGLDLPLIEIDSFKDDSALSIADHRPDLYVVVSFGLIVPKWALEIPSIGPVNIHPSLLPAYRGPSPMQWALLNGDSTTGVTFIRMNEKMDEGDIIRQDEVAIEKDDDFMTLSHRLSDKAAQMLQYVMDDIGRQGMMKGQVQDHTAATYTPIITKEMGRIDWRQSAARVDCQVKAFVAWPTAFTYLDGKRLNIYSSCVDESVEAKAPVGTITGITKTGLEVSTGKGLLIIRELQLENRKRMNAYDFSRGYRDLQDKSLN
- a CDS encoding LysM peptidoglycan-binding domain-containing protein yields the protein MKRYLVLATFVLLLAGCATSNQVSMEGLDRPGSPVVQNPVSGQPGAPQAENDPSASRMGKKYTASSMKTGAIVAHTRQKQGAPQKVKPQPYSLEMQLNDDDDITTLLTTNYDQNFDIPIVFNDAVKYYIKWFSEDKKKVFANWLKRSRLYVPVITEILREKGMPEDLVYLAMIESGFNPKAYSRAKASGPWQFIYSTGERYGLEVDYWVDERRDPEKSTVAAAKYLKDLFDQFGCWYLAAASYNAGEGRIGRLVQRHNTTDFWELYKYNTLPRETRNYIPQLIAAAIIAKDPEKFGFGSITYDPPVRLAEVSVPPATPITAIARASSVNVDVIRTCNPEILRGITPPGTNDYVVNLPSDVDRQAFNERLKTELEGIPTVRGITTYKVRKRDSMARILRKFKVSERDLVLVNSGDNDLRIKRGMVIAIPRFSGNSTNRTVLAKAAAQDPPSAKRSKTVRKDDDDGRPAKVASRKIVPERDEPVHAVKKVSKRTVRTFHVVKRGETLSEISDRYGIDEASLRSVNKLKGNRVYPNMKIRLASHVTTAKTVAPAKSKKVRYHTVKRGETLTSISEKYGIDIDDLKSANKLKGNKINSRAKLKIVKKG
- a CDS encoding GNAT family N-acetyltransferase; the encoded protein is MSNFLDKLSVRQMVKEDLDFIVDIDTKVLGESRKDYWVTKIIKQAETRPPDASLVAEIDGRVAGFILGEVSGWEFKVPNNIGWIDTIGIDPDYQNRGIAKVLAVGLIDNLQRYSVDTIYTLVNWNDWDLLQFFHAMGFSRGDMINLVLKV